The window CAAAAAGCTTAATTTAGCTAGATTGCAAAGTCTGATTCAATCTCTAGCTTAGATCGAGATTTGAAGACAAGATCCCAAACCTCAGCATCTAAGACAATAAACCGGTTCCTAACTTGGCTTGAAAACCACCGAATCAATATGACTTGTGATCGCCGGATCTTTTTTAATAGAGGCTTTTGAGCCTCTCTTTTTTTTTAAAAAAAACCTTATTTCCCCCATTTTCAAATTTACCAGCACATGAATATAAAATACGCGCGTGTATCACACCATGCCATTTCAAACCATCAGGACAAGTACTCCTTTAAGGAAAGTTAGCAGCACGCCGTTGATGCCAAGTCAAGTGAAACAAGTGTCTTAACGCGCGAGTTTGGCATGTAGGAGAAATTAAGTTCCAAATAGGCACAAACGTATCACAATCCCTGAACAGGTGTAACAGGTATAATTTGAATCTAATTCTGCACACAGATAGATTAATTTATCGTAACAGTCTGATCATTAGCGAGGAGTTTTCCCCTGAGTTAGAGTCCAAGTATTTATATGTCTTGACTCTTGAGCTAATTAGCAATCACACTCAGTTTCCAGAAATATTAAGAAAGAATTATAGGCAGACTTCACGCCAAAACCTCATATGCCATCTATATGTTATTCTTCAAATCTGTACATCATCACCACATCCATCTAAGTGATCTTAACTCATGAAGAACGTGTGTGAATGTGTGTAACATAAATGAATAATGTCTAGAGGAAGACGTGAAGAAAGAGATCATGTCACAACCATTTTTTATCCCATAGATGACAAAATTTGGCTTCAATATATATTAATTTGATAGTCCGGTAATTTATTAATATGTTAATATCGATCGATCATAGTATATTCCAGTGTGAAGTTTATTGCATAGCATAACTAGGAAGGAAGCGGAGTTGTCAGCCACCTTTTGCTTGTCACTTCAATGTCCACCATCTAGATTAGTGACACATATCTATTTACGAAAATTCTTGTATGCACCAAAATGCAAGTGAACTAATTAACATTTGTTAGGAAATCTCAACCATTGATAGTTATACTTAACTTTTATTCAAATAATTAAATAGTGTGATGAATGTAATCCAATAGTTTATTTATGTTGGTTTAAGTACACGTTGATGCTTTAAATTCTCTGTCATCTATTTAATTAGCAACAATAAAGTTAAACGATTTGAAAAAGTTAGGTGTAATTAATCTAGATGATGGCATATTAAGATGACCAGCCATGCTTATTTAAGTATGACTTCGACGATTAATTAAGGTCCTAATCAAGATACTAAAAATACATGACACCAAAGATAATATTTGTGCACGTGTCGACTTGTAGGAGGTTTCATACTCAAACCGCCTTCTAAGCAATAATTAATTACACGCGCCTTTATGCAATTAGGCTTGCGTTTCCTTATAAGCTTTGCCTTCGTATGTTATCCTAAACCCCACACGCGTTCAGCCGACCGCGTACAACACACCCGCCGCCTTCTAGGAAACAAGCACTTCATGGCGGAGTCTATATAATCCCATCAGCTCGCTCATATACTCCATAACCTTAAACCCTCAAATCTTCTCTGCAAGAAAACAAGTACATCTCTACCAGATCATCAGCTAGTTTCGAAGATCATCTTATCGTCATGAGTTCAAGCACAAACTCCGCTGCAGCTTACACCGCTCCGGCGTCGCAACAGGGACCTTACGTCCAGGCTCCGCCTCCCGCCGGCTATCCCACCATGAGAGCCGGCGACTCCGACTTGCCCCAGAGTCTTGTGGAGACCAAGTCCAAGGGTGATGGCTTCTGGAAGGGCTGCTGTGCTGCCTTGTGTTGCTGTTGTATGCTCGATGCTTGCTTCTGAAAATCTTGCTAATGGTGCTTGATGATTCTCCGATCATCAGAGACCCTGTTAGATTTGTTTGAATTTACAGTATATTGTGTGATGAAGTTAAGGACAATGTGGATTGGATGCTCATCTACTTATTGATTATCCAATATCTAGCTTGTACAATAATTATTCTTTGAATCTTTAGTGAATATATACATTTTCTTTTACACTTTTACTTCATCAGTTCTCCTTCTCTTGTTTGTTGTACATGGTCAAATTTATTCGTGTTTCGGCCACAAATAATACACATACGTACGATGGAGCTTTCTTTCTCATCAAACCCGTCCTTCCATTTTATTCGTATTAACAAATACTAATGAATATGTAGTCCTATGTATTTAGATCAAGCCATTTGTATTTAACATAAAAGTGCTGTTGTCTTTGGATGAAGCTCGTCTAACAAGAAATAACACAGCGCTAGCTCTAAACTAGAAGAGTTGATGTCACCTCTCTTTTGAAAAAAGAAGAAGACAATAACAAGAAAGAACACAAATTTTTTCTATAATTACCACCATTGTGCTTCGAGAATCGTCCTTTTATCGGTAACACGTTAGTAGCTTTTGTTATCAGAAAAGAGAAAAGAAAAAGGAAAATAAACAAAAAAGAAGAAGCTATGCGTGAGATGAAAAGAAAGACCAATTTCTGGGAAAAATTAGCACCCGAAGGACAGGGTACGTTATCAATCATAAAGGAACCATTTTATTTCACTAACACAGTAAATTTATTGGTTTTCAAGCTATACAATCATGAAGCTCGATCATTTCAATCTTAGATTTCATTCTAATCAATCATTCGATTTTGGATGGTCGTAAAGATTATTTCAAAAACAATAATGGTTGATAATAAAATGATTTCACGTTTGGTAAATAGAATAATTTCATGCATAATTTTTTTTTTATTCAAAATTTCATGCATAAATCTTAAAAAAAAACAAACAAAAATGGCAGATAATTGATTCGCACTCCCACTATGACTTTTGACAAGTTGACCTGGTCTCTCTTGCAATTCTAGCTTGTGTGAGCAAGAGCTGCGTTAAAGGAAAGTATAAAAAATGATATAGTACCCCTATTTTGAACATATACACAAAAATATATAAAAATATAAGATTTTGTTCTAAGATATTCTGTATCTTTCTAGATATTCTTTATGTCTGTCTTGACCTTATACCAATAAGATATGTAGTTAGACTAGATTTGTGTATTCATATCCTTACCATATTGGTATTTTGTAATTCCTTATATAAAGGGCTTATATCAATGAATAAGATGATGATTCTCTTGCTATCTCTTTGTCTCTACACTTTATTCTTCATCATGTTATCATGCACTTTGTTCTAAGTTTATAACTAATAGCCCATCATTTTTTTCCCAAACTCTAAAAACCAAAACCGGAGGTTCTGGATTGTGATTATCGTTGTGGGACGCCTCAATGTCAAATCCAATCTATATAGAGATCTCTACAAGTATTACACTAGTGTACATGAGGACGTGGGATAATGAGTCTACTATCGAACCACCATTCGTTGATGGATATCAACTTAGTTGATTGACCTAATGGAAAGATGCGATCCAGCATTAACAAAGAGATAGGTCCTTGGGTAGGTGATGCCGACACCGCAAGCTAAACCCTATCAACTATGTCTTTGTTAGATAGCGTAGTGAGAACAAGAGTTTAGACTCACCTTATGGCGCAAGGTCTTTCACTAACACGCACTGAGATCGACTACTATGAGATATTCTCTCGTAATTAATGGATGTCATTGAACTCCATTACTTTGTCAATTTGGTAGTTTCCAAATAACTGAACATGCAGCTTATAAATGTGGTCATAAAAACATCTCTACGGGATCAGAGATATGCATGAATGTCTTGAATAGACTTCATTCATCCGAATCAAGTGGCTCCAGACCACAGGAGCACGCGTTTGGTAAAGGTATTAAAACGCACATGGACTCTACTTGATTTGAAAGGGATATGGTGAATTATGCTTTTGCGTGTTCATTCCGGATTTACATGGATTCTTGATGCCAATATGTATCAACATCCGAAGAAAAAGATCTTGGGAAGACACGGTCTCGATAAGGCACTCGATGACTGTATTGATGATGATTTTCCATCAATCGACTTAGGCGCTCTATAACTAGTGAGGCCTACATATACTCCCATGATTAGTCAAAGTCTAAAGAGAGATCCGTTGTTTTGTCTAAAGCAAAATGACAAATATGTGTTAAGAGATGGAGTTATCATCTAAGTACAATAAGACGCATTAATGTACTCAACACAATACGAAAGACTTGACATCTCATTCGCTATGAAAAGTTGTAAATCTAAGTGTAGCTATGCGCCCACGCAATGCCAATGTAATGGCAGTAACTCCTTTTTCAATACTTAATGGTATGAAATGTCGAGGCTTATTCTATCCCTACATAAGAAAGACACATCAAAAGTGAAATTAGAATCTGCCAAGTTTTGTAGGTCAACTTCCACAGGACCTACAGGAAACCTCACTCACTGGAAAATGGTGAAACTGGTACCATTGGAAATATCTATGTGTCTACTTTCCAGAGACACCAACCATTTGATCATACCTATCATATTGAGTGAGTTATGGCCGTTTTCGTAAAGTAGGACGAATCTGTCCGAAAATCTGATTTTGGCAAAACAGTCAACTTCAACGGGACTTTGTGAATAGCTCCTGACGAACCAGAACGTGTGTAATATACGGTTAGAAAGCTAAATGAGTCTAGTTTCCAAAACCGTTTACGGTTCATTCATATGTATTTCTTAGAGGAAGTTATGACTGTTCTAGTAACTGAAGGTCATGCTGCGCGAAAATCTGATTTCCTGCACGAACTTATGTTTTGAGTTCACAAGCGGCCTTCTCCTCAAGATCTAAGTGTAAAAGATCATTTGAGGACAATACGGCATGATTTAGTTAATCATTGCCCAATGCCACATTTGAAGACATGTTAAAGAGCATTGACATGCTAAGTTGTTGAAACTTCTGTGATTAGTAAAAATCAGGAAGAGCCTTATGATTGATGTAAAGATCAGGGGGAGGTGTAAACTTCAGAGGGAGTCTAACACATACATACATGTTACTATCAAATGTGAAGGGTGCGTTGTACTCTTTTTCTCCTACGATCAAGGTTCAGTTTTTCTCCCACGATCAAGGTTCAGTTTTTCTCCCACAGGGTTTTTGTGACTTGACGAGGTTTTTGACGAGGCAACAGATCAGCACCATCGGCATATCAGCGCGCGGCACAAAGGGGAGTGTTCTAGGATATTCCATATCTTTCTAGATATTCTTTATGTGTGTCTTGGCCTTATGCCAATAGGATATGTAGTTAGACTAGATCTATGTATTCATATCCTTACCATATTACCATATTGGTATTGTGTAATTCCTTATATAAAGGGCTCATATCAATGAATAAGATGATGATTCTCTTGCTATCTCTTTGTCTATACACTTTATACTTCATCAAAAATAAAGTTTTTATGACCGGATTCTCAAGACCAATGACGTTGACCAGACTCCGGTAACCTTTGACCGAGCTCCGGGGATCATTGACTGGACTCCGGGGGACAATGACGGGACTCCGGCGATCGTTGACCGAGCTTCTGAGACCATTGACGGGACTTCGGGGGCCGTTGTGCTTTAGTTACTTATAACAGGTCCTTATTGAGGGCAATATGCCCACCTATTGGGGTCAGTAGGACCTCCTATTAGGGGCAGTAGGGGCAGTATGACCTCCTATTGGAATCAGTAAGACCTCCTACTAGGGGCAGTAGAACCCTTGAACTTAAGATATAAGGTATACATGTATCAAGAAATGTATTGAAATGAAAGAAGTGGAGTCTCTATAATATTCTATAAGATGTAAGACTGAGAAAATAACTTATATCCAAATCTACACCAAAAGAATGAAAGCAAGTGACTCTTGATGCCCTAATTGAAGGACAATATGACATACACAAATAGCATAATATTCCTTTACTAGGACATTCTACTGAGGGCAATAGGACCACCTATTGGGGGCAGTAAGACCTCCTACTGGGGGCAGTAGGAGGTTCGTAGGGGGGGTCTATTGGGGGCAGTAAGGGGTTCATCGAGGGGTCTATTGAGGGCAGTAGGGGGTTCATCGGGAGGTCTATTGGGGGCAATAGGGGTCTATTAAGAGCAATAAGAGATTCGTTACAGGTCTATTAGGAGCAGTATGGGGTTTGTCGGGGGTCTATTGGGGGCAGTAGGAGGTCTATTGGAGACAGTAGAGGGTCTATCAAGGGCAGTAAACATTTATTCCCCTCAATAGATCTCATCCCAACATGAAAATTATATTATAATAGAGCCAAGTCATACAAAAATACAAAAGACCTACCTTAATCACTGTACAAAATTACATTATCGTTTCACCCTCATTATTAATTATCCTCATTACCCCAACCATATTGATTCCCTCCTTTGTCACAAAGAATATCCAATAAGGAACTGCATATTCACTTCATCACCGACATGGTCAATAACATTGCAGTAAAGCCTCAACCTCGCAATACCTATAATCACATTTCAACACCAATAACAATGATTAAAACGAAACATACATGCTATGCTAATTTATTCATTTCAAACAGATGTGAATAGCTCTAGTTCATCTAGAGTACCATAAATATCATAGACACCATCAATTTCCTGAAATTGCTGAAATGAGGTTCAGACACTATACAAATGACCAAAAGAAGCACCCCATCAATATGTCTCTGCTGAAGGACAACTTCTTTGCTAACCTCATATCCATCCACCACCTATTTAATGTAATTATGTCATTAGATCACCATTAATATTGAATATTGAATATGATTCTCTACCATAATTCATAAAATAATTCGCAGAACACCAAAAAGATAAAGAAGACTCAGAGGAGCAATTACAGAACCTTGGCTACCTTGCTCTCATCCTAACTACTGTTGTCGTAATAATCATATCAATTATTATTGAGTGGTAGACACAAAAAGGTAGGGCATGGTGTAACAACACTTACCTGCACATATGGCTTGAGTGGCTCGTGCATATCTTGATCATTGGCACAAGGCTCAAAATTAACATCCTGCAGTTTCTCTATCACTTTATCCGGATGTGTTTGAGTAGATTTCTTACTTTGCTCAGCAAACTGCTTCTACTTAGCTTCCTTCTCAATTTGTCCCTGATACTCCAAAGTTTCTTCAAGCTTTCTTTCCTCTTCCTTGATCGAGTTCAATTCTACGTCTAGATTCCTCTTCTTGTTGCTTCAAGTCATCACCATTTATAGAAACAACAAGCTCAGAATCAAGAGGATCACCATGAGATGCGACTAGAGAGGAACTGCAATAGGAGGCACACCAAATATAGATCAAACAGAGTATACCCATTATAAGCAATCATAATTATGGGACTGTAGTAATTGATACATATGCACATAAGAAACACAAGAAGACATACTGCTCGGCAGACTCATCATGATGCATGTGCTCATCTGAAAGACCATTACCCTGCAAAAGTAGAGGAAAAATTGTTGAATATCGAATACATATTGACCCCACCCCATTACATGAACCAAAAGTAAAACACAATCAAATTCGACATTACAAAGTCTAACAAGAACGTGCCGGATCAGAAAACAAAGAAGGAGGATAATTGAGGTACCTCAAGGTTGAAGAGGTTGGAATAGGAGAGAGAATCCTTGGATTGGCGCCGGTGTGGTCCGAACTCGAAGTAGATCGGACTCAGATGATGAGGACGGTCGTTGGGTCGAAGTTTTTTGATTGAGAAGGACGATGCTAGACTGAGAACCATAAATGGATTTGAAGTGAACGCCGTATTGAGAATGATGCGAACGCCGAATTGGGCCTCACCGAGCGTCGACGGTTTCAACGCCGACTGGGGCTTCACTAACCTATTCCTTGCCGTCAACGACTATCTCCTCTCTCTGGTTAGATCTTTGCAGCTAGAGGAGAGGAGAGAGAGAGAGAGAGAGAGAGAGAGAGATCTGTAGAAGACAGAGAAGGAAGAGAGAGGAGAGATCGGGAAAAAGGAGGGTGTTATGGTCAGCAAAAATAAGTATAATGTTGAAAACTTTGTTTGCGTGAATAACACATTAACACTCTAACAGTGTCTAGGCTGATGGGAATTTTAAAATTTGATTTTATTAGTGGAAAAAAATTCACATAATTAGGACTATTAGGAATTTTTCCTTTATTTTTAAAACAAATACTCATTTAGTACTAATTATACGACATTAATTAACTTTGACAAAATTTCAATTTAACATCTGCATATGCCAAGTTTGATGTTCTTAAAAGTATCCGCTGTAAAACACGTGTCGCCAAGCCAAATATCTAAAATAATTTGACAAATAATATCATTTGCTTACTACAATATCCTGCCTTGCATCGTAAGCTTTTGACTCATAATAGCTATGGTGTCGGGGTGTCGTCTGTCTAAAACTGCCCTACAAACCCCACGCGACATCATACCCGCCGCGTAAAACCCACCACCACCTTCTTCGAAACAACCACTCCACCAATTCCATTCTCTATATATAATCGATAATCCCCTCTTCTTGTTCACCTATCATATCCACCCAACAACCTCAAACCCTCAACCCTCTGCAAGCAAATATATTTGAAGCTACTCCACCTGATCAATACATTCGAAGTTAATTCATATCTTATACCATCATGAGTTCATCAAGTACTAATAACTCCGCAGCTGCGTACACCGCTCCGGCTTCTCAGCAGGGACCTTACGTCCAGGCGCCGCCTCCTGCCGGCTATCCCACCACGGTAGACGGCTCCGAGGTGCCCCATAGCGACGGTCGTGCCGAAACCAAGTCCAAGGGCGATGGCTTCTGGAAGGGCTGCTGTGCTGCCTTGTGTTGCTGTTGTATGTTGGATGCTTGCTTTTGAAGGCTATCCATGGATGTATCTGATTTCCTTTTGTATATTTGATGTGTTTATTCTTCTCTTGTAGTTTTTGAATTATGTAAATCATGGACCTTTTCCGTTGGATACTCGATCAAACTTTACTGATTGATTGATAGATATCGTCCATCTTAGTGGCCACTAGTTTACGGTTGATTTTTTTTTAATTTTATTGTATATATGGTCATCTTATCCAATAATACGAGAACGCCAGAACGGCGATGTTTTCGGGCAACTTTTCCGACTGTGGATTATCATTGTGGTCTCATTTTCAAACATATTCGCATTACCAAATTGGATGAGGATGACTAGATAAGGAGACTAAACCAAAGCGGAATACTAAAATTATTTGACAAATGATCTTTGGCTGTGAGCTTGAATTTGAGGTCTAGTTGATACTTGCCACAACTGCCATGGTCAAGTTTCAGAAACAAGGAGTACCCGGACGTACTCAGGCCAAGAAGATTGCCAAGATGGACAGTGTTTGCTTACAGTCACTTTTTCCAAATTTTTGTCTATTGGTCGTGTGTAATGGTGCATAAAATCTTAGTTTAAGATGCAGTAATCTAGATGACTAAGTGGATGACCAACAACTCAAACTTCAAAAGTTTTAGTAATGCGGTCACAAGTCTCGTCATAAAACAAAATGCCTATTATAACAGTTTATTTCTCATGCTCATTAGAATATAGGACACTTGCAATTTTATTATTTAATTTTCATTTATGAATCCTGATCCTATCATAGTACCCGAGGTAGGGTTTCATTCCGCCTCCCGCCACTATAAACATACAACAATCAAATTTTTAGTTGCCTCTGATGTCTTACAACTCAAATTAGATGAATTTCAATTGAGTTTCTATAAGATGTTTGTGAAAGAAAAAATATAAGAACTATAAGATGAACACACAGAGAGAGGATGTGAAGCGGACGTCCGCACTCCGGCTTAAAGTGCGGACGTCGTCTGTTCTCCGCCATCTCACGTCGGCGACGGCTTCTCTCCTTCCCAAACCACAGCACAGGCTTCCAAGACGATTTCTCTCATTCCAGGACTGGCCGGCGACAAGTTTTCCGGCCGGATTGAAACTCTAGACGGAAAACACCATGATTGATCAAGGTTGGCCGGAAAACTTGTCACCGGCCAGTCTTAGAAAGAGAGAAGCCGTCCTGGAAGCTTGTGCTGTTGTCCGAGAAGGAGAGAAACCGTCGCCAGCGTGAGACGGCAGAGAACGGTCGACATCCGCACTTTAAGCCGGAGTGCGAACGTCCGTTTCACATCCTCTCCCTCTATGTGTGTGTGTGTATATATATATATATATAGTTGTCACATAAAAATTGAGATTTGAGAACAACATATGATACTTTGATTTTGCATGTACGACTTCGGATACGTTAAACATAAGTGTGGAAAAGCACTTTCACCGAATCGTAAAAACAAAAAGTTAGCAAACCAACTAACTGGAATTGCCCCTAAATCCAAGCCCAGTATTGAATCGACAAAAGCCAAAATGGAAAGTGTTTCATCATCAAAATTAAACCCTATAAAAACAACCCCTATTTACAAAAGCCCAGCCCAAAACTAACTAGGGTTTCTATCCGCCGTCTCCTACTATATATTTCTCACAAGCAGGTTTGGCTGCTACACTTCCGAGCTTGAGAGCTTCGTGAGATTTGAGCGAGAGAGAAAGAAGAGCAGCGCCGCCGTCACCATGGTGAAGTTCTTGAAACCCAACAAGGCCGTGATCCTTCTCCAAGGTCGCTACGCCGGCCGCAAGGGCGTCATCGTCAAGGCCTTCGACGACGGCACTCGCGACCGCGCCTACGGCCATTGCCTGGTCGCCGGCATCAAGAAGTACCCCAGCAAGGTGATCCGAAAGGACTCGGCGAAGAAGACGGCGAAGAAGTCGAGGGTGAAGCCGTTCGTGAAGCTCGTGAACTACCAGCATCTGATGCCCACGCGCTACACTCTGGACGTGGATCTCAAGGAGGTCGTCACCCCTGACGTGCTCACCAGCAAGGACAAGAAGGTCACCGCCTTGAAGGAGACCAAGAAGAGGTTCGAGGAGAGGTTCAAGACCGGGA of the Fragaria vesca subsp. vesca linkage group LG6, FraVesHawaii_1.0, whole genome shotgun sequence genome contains:
- the LOC101305387 gene encoding 60S ribosomal protein L27-like; translated protein: MVKFLKPNKAVILLQGRYAGRKGVIVKAFDDGTRDRAYGHCLVAGIKKYPSKVIRKDSAKKTAKKSRVKPFVKLVNYQHLMPTRYTLDVDLKEVVTPDVLTSKDKKVTALKETKKRFEERFKTGKNRWFFTKLRF
- the LOC101305088 gene encoding uncharacterized protein LOC101305088, with protein sequence MVLSLASSFSIKKLRPNDRPHHLSPIYFEFGPHRRQSKDSLSYSNLFNLEGNGLSDEHMHHDESAEHSSLVASHGDPLDSELVVSINGDDLKQQEEESRRRIELDQGRGKKA